In the genome of Monodelphis domestica isolate mMonDom1 chromosome 2, mMonDom1.pri, whole genome shotgun sequence, one region contains:
- the ENSA gene encoding alpha-endosulfine has product MSQKQEAENPSEETGEEKQDTQEKEGILPERAEEAKLKAKYPSLGQKPGGSDFLMKRLQKGQKYFDSGDYNMAKAKMKNKQLPSAGPDKNSVTGDHIPTPQDLPQRKSSLVTSKLAGGQVE; this is encoded by the exons ATGTCCCAGAAACAGGAGGCTGAAAACCCCTCGGAGGAGACCGGAGAGGAGAAGCAG gACACACAGGAGAAGGAAGGTATTCTCCCCGAGAGAGCTGAGGAGGCAAAGCTAAAGGCCAAATACCCAAGCCTAGGACAAAAACCTGGGGGCTCTGACTTCCTCATGAAGAGACTCCAGAAGGGG CAAAAGTACTTTGACTCAGGAGACTACAACATGGCCAAAGCCAAGATGAAGAACAAACAGCTGCCAAGTGCAGGACCAGACAAGAACTCTGTGACAGGAGACCACATCCCCACACCGCAGGACCTGCCCCAGAGAAAGTCTTCCCTCGTCACCAGCAAGCTTGCGGG TGGCCAAGTTGAATGA